The following proteins are co-located in the Paludibaculum fermentans genome:
- a CDS encoding DUF1186 domain-containing protein, whose amino-acid sequence MEIPDILQAMERSSGPYARAAVQAAVERREEITPQLLRILEETTDHAVERDAEGGYMAHLYAMFLLAQFREPRAYPLLVRFASLPGELLDSLCGDFITENLGNVLASVCDGDLQGIQSLIENEDAAEYARGAALCSLLTLVASGQKSRDEIVAYFAELFRGRLQRTASHVWDQLVSCACDLYPAELLDEIQRAFENELVDPGYIGLDSISSDLALGRQRVLARLADDPHHRLVDGSIAAMERWTCLEDDGAAAIWPPPGAGAFTPATQIIREGPKTGRNDPCPCGSGRKYKKCCGG is encoded by the coding sequence ATGGAAATACCGGATATATTGCAAGCGATGGAAAGGTCCAGCGGCCCTTACGCGCGAGCCGCCGTCCAAGCCGCAGTGGAGCGCCGCGAAGAGATCACGCCGCAGTTGCTCCGAATCCTCGAAGAGACCACTGACCACGCGGTGGAACGCGATGCCGAAGGCGGCTACATGGCCCACCTCTACGCCATGTTCCTGTTGGCGCAGTTCCGCGAGCCGCGCGCCTATCCCCTCCTGGTGCGCTTCGCCTCCCTTCCCGGCGAACTGCTCGATTCCCTCTGTGGTGACTTCATCACGGAGAACCTCGGAAACGTGCTGGCTTCGGTCTGTGACGGTGACTTGCAGGGCATCCAGTCCCTGATCGAGAACGAAGACGCCGCCGAGTATGCGCGCGGCGCGGCTTTGTGTAGTCTTTTGACCCTGGTGGCCAGCGGGCAGAAGAGCCGGGATGAGATCGTAGCCTATTTCGCTGAGCTGTTTCGAGGCCGCTTGCAACGAACGGCGTCCCATGTGTGGGACCAGTTGGTCTCCTGCGCCTGCGACCTGTATCCTGCGGAACTCCTCGACGAAATCCAGCGCGCATTTGAAAACGAACTCGTCGACCCCGGCTACATTGGCCTCGATAGTATCAGCAGCGACCTGGCACTGGGCCGGCAGCGGGTTCTTGCGCGGCTCGCTGACGATCCCCACCACCGCTTGGTCGATGGCTCCATCGCGGCAATGGAGCGTTGGACCTGCCTGGAGGATGACGGCGCGGCCGCTATCTGGCCGCCGCCCGGTGCCGGTGCATTCACCCCAGCTACTCAGATCATCCGCGAAGGTCCCAAGACCGGCAGGAACGATCCGTGTCCCTGCGGGAGTGGCCGGAAATACAAAAAATGCTGCGGAGGCTAA
- a CDS encoding MFS transporter: MMPITAQQETRAAGTARRGPSLHWIQASLSLSMLMPSLDTSIANAGLPALAQAFGASFQAVQWIVLAYLLAITTLIVSAGRFGDLLGRRRFLLAGISLFTVASVLCGAAPTLWFLLAARAAQGLGAAIMLALTLASVGETIPKEKTGSTMGLLGTMSAIGTTLGPSLGGLFIAGPGWRWIFLINLPLGLVNLYLAQRYLPAGHPCTVCSVEDRQEAKARWSAFDAKGTFLLALTLAAYALSMTLGHGHFGILNMALLAAAAAGTALFVQVEARAASPLIQLGLFRNPKLSAGLAMSALVSTVLMATLVVGPFYLARALGLNAALVGLVLSVGPLVAAVAGVPAGRIVDRLGAQRMTLAGLIGIAAGCVVLGLLPATLGIAGYLAPIVCITASYALFQAANNTAVITGIQPDQRGLISGLLSLSRNLGLITGASAMGAIFALASSTASITTASPAAIAAGMRTTFGVAALLIVAAIAIGTHRRPR; this comes from the coding sequence ATGATGCCCATCACCGCGCAACAAGAGACCAGGGCGGCCGGAACCGCGCGCCGCGGTCCCTCTCTCCACTGGATCCAGGCCAGCCTCTCCCTGTCGATGCTGATGCCGTCGCTCGACACCAGCATCGCGAACGCAGGCTTGCCGGCCCTGGCCCAGGCGTTCGGAGCTTCGTTCCAGGCCGTACAGTGGATCGTCCTCGCTTACCTGCTCGCCATCACGACCCTCATCGTCAGCGCCGGCCGCTTCGGCGACCTCCTCGGCCGCCGCCGGTTCCTGCTGGCCGGCATCTCGCTGTTCACCGTGGCTTCAGTACTCTGCGGCGCCGCGCCCACCCTCTGGTTCCTGCTCGCCGCCCGCGCCGCCCAGGGGCTCGGAGCCGCCATCATGCTGGCCCTCACCCTCGCCTCCGTTGGTGAAACCATCCCCAAGGAGAAGACCGGCAGCACCATGGGCCTGCTGGGGACCATGTCCGCCATCGGCACCACTCTGGGCCCCTCGCTCGGCGGCCTGTTCATCGCCGGACCCGGCTGGCGCTGGATCTTCCTCATCAACCTGCCGCTGGGGCTCGTCAACCTCTACCTTGCGCAACGCTACCTGCCCGCCGGCCATCCGTGCACGGTTTGTTCCGTGGAGGACCGCCAGGAAGCGAAAGCGCGCTGGTCCGCCTTCGATGCCAAGGGCACCTTCCTGTTGGCGTTGACGCTCGCTGCCTATGCGCTGTCCATGACTCTGGGACACGGCCACTTCGGAATCCTCAACATGGCTCTGCTGGCGGCCGCCGCCGCCGGAACCGCGCTGTTCGTCCAAGTCGAAGCCCGCGCCGCCTCTCCGCTGATCCAGTTGGGGCTGTTCCGCAATCCCAAGCTCAGTGCGGGCCTGGCTATGAGCGCACTCGTCTCCACCGTGCTCATGGCGACTCTCGTGGTCGGCCCCTTCTACCTCGCCCGGGCGCTCGGCCTCAACGCCGCGCTGGTCGGACTCGTCCTGTCGGTAGGACCCCTGGTGGCCGCGGTTGCCGGAGTCCCGGCCGGCCGCATCGTCGACCGTCTGGGCGCGCAGCGCATGACCCTCGCTGGGCTCATAGGAATCGCTGCCGGCTGCGTGGTTCTCGGCCTGCTGCCCGCGACCCTCGGCATCGCCGGTTACTTGGCGCCCATCGTCTGCATCACCGCCAGCTATGCCCTGTTCCAGGCCGCCAACAATACGGCCGTCATCACCGGAATCCAACCGGACCAGCGCGGCCTCATCTCCGGTCTGCTCAGCCTGTCCCGCAATCTCGGCCTCATCACTGGGGCCTCCGCGATGGGTGCGATCTTTGCGCTGGCCTCCTCAACGGCCAGCATCACAACCGCGAGCCCCGCAGCCATCGCCGCCGGAATGAGAACCACCTTCGGCGTAGCGGCCCTGCTGATTGTCGCCGCCATCGCCATTGGTACCCACCGGCGGCCCAGGTAG
- a CDS encoding LysR family transcriptional regulator yields MLITLDAVLAEGSVARAARRLRLSPSAMSRALARLRETTGDPLLVRAGRGLVPTPRALELRERVGQLVQEVESVLRPAEQLDLKRLVRTFTIRAREGFVENFGAKLVARAGKEAAGVRLCFVQKPDKESTGLRDGSVDLETGVVGTVTGPEIRVQALFRDRFVGVVRKGHVLSKGKITAARYAAGQHVGVSRRGREQGPIDDALHASGLERQTVAIVGAFASALALVRASDLIASVPERQTGVLRSGLYTFPLPFEAPEVMISLMWHPRMEADPAHRWMRGLVLDVCGGRPEKR; encoded by the coding sequence TTGCTGATTACGCTCGACGCCGTGCTGGCGGAGGGCAGTGTGGCACGCGCCGCGCGGCGGCTGCGGCTGAGCCCTTCGGCCATGAGCCGGGCGCTGGCGCGACTGCGGGAGACGACCGGGGATCCGCTGCTGGTGAGAGCGGGTCGCGGGCTGGTGCCGACGCCGCGGGCGCTGGAACTGCGAGAGCGGGTGGGCCAGTTGGTGCAGGAAGTGGAGTCGGTGCTGCGGCCGGCGGAACAGTTAGACCTCAAGCGGCTGGTGAGGACGTTTACGATCCGGGCGCGCGAAGGTTTTGTGGAGAACTTCGGAGCGAAGCTGGTTGCCCGCGCGGGCAAGGAGGCTGCGGGGGTGAGGCTGTGCTTCGTGCAGAAGCCGGACAAGGAGAGTACGGGGCTGCGGGACGGAAGCGTGGATCTGGAGACGGGCGTGGTGGGGACGGTGACGGGTCCGGAGATTCGCGTTCAGGCGTTGTTCCGGGACCGGTTTGTGGGTGTCGTGCGGAAGGGGCACGTGCTGAGCAAGGGAAAGATCACGGCCGCGCGGTATGCGGCGGGGCAGCACGTCGGCGTGTCGAGGCGCGGCCGGGAGCAGGGTCCGATCGACGACGCGTTACACGCGAGCGGGCTGGAGAGACAGACCGTGGCGATTGTCGGGGCGTTTGCGAGCGCGCTGGCGCTGGTGCGGGCGTCGGATTTGATTGCCAGCGTACCGGAGAGGCAGACCGGGGTACTGCGATCCGGGCTGTACACTTTTCCGCTGCCGTTTGAGGCGCCGGAGGTGATGATTTCCCTGATGTGGCATCCGCGGATGGAGGCGGATCCGGCGCACCGGTGGATGCGGGGTCTTGTGCTGGATGTGTGCGGGGGGAGGCCGGAGAAGAGGTGA
- a CDS encoding aldo/keto reductase, whose protein sequence is MQDSDFLRHNLGAGNWPVFRLGLSASYRPGERTVRCALDHGMNYLFAYAIDTNMTGVVRGMNADQREKVILATGSYNWIIGHTSLRKSLENALRRYKTDYIDVFHFLGVLKPKEFPPRIQEELAALRADGKVRATAISCHHRKFAGELAARGTVDALMVRYNAAHPGAETEVFPHIAAHKTGVISYTATRWRRLLARPQGWPANEPVATAGQCYRFVLSNPNVDVALTAPSNERQLLENLREVERGPLPEDEMAYLRRFGAYVHDHAGWFMGQ, encoded by the coding sequence ATGCAGGACTCCGATTTTCTCCGCCACAACCTCGGAGCAGGGAACTGGCCCGTCTTCCGCTTGGGCCTGTCGGCCTCCTACCGCCCCGGAGAACGCACCGTCCGCTGCGCGCTCGACCACGGCATGAACTACCTGTTCGCCTACGCCATCGACACAAACATGACCGGCGTTGTGCGCGGAATGAACGCGGACCAGCGTGAAAAAGTCATCCTCGCAACGGGGAGCTACAACTGGATCATCGGCCACACCTCGCTCCGGAAGTCCCTCGAAAACGCACTGCGCAGGTACAAGACCGACTACATCGACGTGTTTCACTTCCTCGGCGTTCTGAAGCCGAAGGAGTTTCCGCCCCGGATCCAGGAGGAACTCGCCGCCCTGCGCGCGGATGGCAAGGTGAGGGCCACCGCGATCTCCTGCCACCATCGGAAGTTCGCCGGAGAACTGGCTGCACGCGGCACCGTGGACGCCCTGATGGTCCGCTACAACGCGGCGCATCCCGGCGCCGAGACGGAGGTCTTCCCCCACATCGCGGCGCACAAAACCGGAGTGATCAGCTACACGGCCACCCGCTGGCGCCGGTTATTGGCCAGGCCTCAAGGTTGGCCCGCAAACGAGCCTGTCGCCACAGCCGGCCAGTGCTACCGGTTCGTGCTCTCAAACCCCAACGTGGACGTGGCGCTCACCGCGCCCAGCAACGAACGTCAACTCTTGGAGAACCTTCGCGAAGTCGAGCGCGGCCCGCTCCCGGAAGACGAAATGGCCTATCTACGGCGCTTCGGAGCCTATGTGCACGATCACGCCGGCTGGTTCATGGGGCAGTGA